One stretch of Ptiloglossa arizonensis isolate GNS036 chromosome 7, iyPtiAriz1_principal, whole genome shotgun sequence DNA includes these proteins:
- the Dnaaf3 gene encoding dynein axonemal assembly factor 3 isoform X3 yields MLLLSTCLERDLGLQEATRYYLEIYGNTLVRPATAKYLIKHSNQLADIPTNTIDCPWLSLEKLKHKDKDRLEGIFKFWERAARENIPVVEYWDQRVRKALKTRYDYRDGVFDWDYHMILKSRDVSNLTVQEYRFWRNNGIAYTWLEGEPVRSNPTLLSNIIQHGPGFLHYAYLGDITNGPFFTWALEEVKDSHNKYRAADIAEQEIMRFIHEIRRKEPLCEDRIASHRDSSILNGTLVTEMPNNEMEQELWKRKRNKYGKDDLSWVDIENHKVIFHPVTSLETFKSKIEYASKFDFIWIAHNMIKQLPNLTPLLKNGAIVLVELRKYMIELREEDLENFVKELRDIAQKSALCEIGDINARKHYIARFYKY; encoded by the exons ATGCTTTTACTAAGTACTTGTTTAGAAAGGGACCTAG GTTTGCAAGAAGCAACTCGATATTATTTGGAAATATACGGAAATACACTTGTAAGACCAGCAACAGCCAAATACTTGATAAAACATTCTAATCAATTGGCAGATATCCCAACAAATACAATTGATTGTCCTTGGTtaagtttggaaaaattgaagCACAAGGATAAAGATCGATTAGAAGGAATTTTTAA ATTTTGGGAGCGTGCAGCACGCGAGAACATTCCTGTTGTGGAATATTGGGATCAGAGAGTTAGAAAAGCATTGAAAACAAGATACGATTATCGCGATGGTGTTTTTGACTGGGATTATCATATGATTTTGAAGTCTAGAGATGTCTCTAATCTGACTGTACAAGAGTATAG ATTTTGGAGAAACAATGGAATTGCGTACACTTGGTTAGAAGGTGAACCTGTTAGAAGCAATCCAACATTATTGAGTAATATCATACAACATGGACCTGGATTTTTACACTATGCTTATTTAGGAGACATTACAAATGGTCCTTTCTTCACATGGGCCTTAGAGGAAGTAAAGGATAGTCATAA TAAATACAGAGCAGCGGACATAGCTGAACAGGAAATCATGCGCTTCATACATGAAATCAGAAGAAAAGAACCATTGTGCGAAGATCGTATTGCATCGCACAGAGATTCCTCAATCTTAAATGGTACATTAGTAACTGAAATGCCGAATAATGAAATGGAACAAGAAttatggaaaagaaaaagaaataagtaTGGAAAGGATGATTTGTCCTGGGTAGATATTGAAAATCACAAG gtAATTTTTCATCCTGTGACATCTTTAGAAACATTCAAATCTAAAATAGAATATGCTAgcaaatttgattttatttggATTGCACATAACATGATAAAACAATTGCCTAATCTAACTCCATTACTCAAGAATGGTGCAATTGTATTAGTCGAGTTACGAAAGTACATGATAGAGCTACGAGAAGAAGATTTAGAAAACTTTGTAAAAGAATTGAGAGATATTGCGCAAAAAAGTGCACTGTGTGAAATTGGTGATATAAATGCTAGGAAACATTATATCGCTAGATTTTACAAGTATTAA
- the Dnaaf3 gene encoding dynein axonemal assembly factor 3 isoform X1 has protein sequence MWWGYSPALDIQLEVNKSETNCLGKCLEVLLVGAGDARHIVKTLASSYLYRDRIITYHVIEPTLEQVARSMLLLSTCLERDLGLQEATRYYLEIYGNTLVRPATAKYLIKHSNQLADIPTNTIDCPWLSLEKLKHKDKDRLEGIFKFWERAARENIPVVEYWDQRVRKALKTRYDYRDGVFDWDYHMILKSRDVSNLTVQEYRFWRNNGIAYTWLEGEPVRSNPTLLSNIIQHGPGFLHYAYLGDITNGPFFTWALEEVKDSHNKYRAADIAEQEIMRFIHEIRRKEPLCEDRIASHRDSSILNGTLVTEMPNNEMEQELWKRKRNKYGKDDLSWVDIENHKVIFHPVTSLETFKSKIEYASKFDFIWIAHNMIKQLPNLTPLLKNGAIVLVELRKYMIELREEDLENFVKELRDIAQKSALCEIGDINARKHYIARFYKY, from the exons ATGTGGTGGGGATACAGTCCTGCGTTAGACATACAACTTGAAGTTAATAAAAGTGAAACTAACTGCCTAGGTAAATGTCTTGAGGTATTACTTGTAGGTGCTGGTGATGCAAGACATATCGTGAAGACATTAGCGTCATCTTATTTGTACCGCGATCGTATTATTACATATCATGTAATTGAACCAACATTGGAACAAGTTGCTAGATCTATGCTTTTACTAAGTACTTGTTTAGAAAGGGACCTAG GTTTGCAAGAAGCAACTCGATATTATTTGGAAATATACGGAAATACACTTGTAAGACCAGCAACAGCCAAATACTTGATAAAACATTCTAATCAATTGGCAGATATCCCAACAAATACAATTGATTGTCCTTGGTtaagtttggaaaaattgaagCACAAGGATAAAGATCGATTAGAAGGAATTTTTAA ATTTTGGGAGCGTGCAGCACGCGAGAACATTCCTGTTGTGGAATATTGGGATCAGAGAGTTAGAAAAGCATTGAAAACAAGATACGATTATCGCGATGGTGTTTTTGACTGGGATTATCATATGATTTTGAAGTCTAGAGATGTCTCTAATCTGACTGTACAAGAGTATAG ATTTTGGAGAAACAATGGAATTGCGTACACTTGGTTAGAAGGTGAACCTGTTAGAAGCAATCCAACATTATTGAGTAATATCATACAACATGGACCTGGATTTTTACACTATGCTTATTTAGGAGACATTACAAATGGTCCTTTCTTCACATGGGCCTTAGAGGAAGTAAAGGATAGTCATAA TAAATACAGAGCAGCGGACATAGCTGAACAGGAAATCATGCGCTTCATACATGAAATCAGAAGAAAAGAACCATTGTGCGAAGATCGTATTGCATCGCACAGAGATTCCTCAATCTTAAATGGTACATTAGTAACTGAAATGCCGAATAATGAAATGGAACAAGAAttatggaaaagaaaaagaaataagtaTGGAAAGGATGATTTGTCCTGGGTAGATATTGAAAATCACAAG gtAATTTTTCATCCTGTGACATCTTTAGAAACATTCAAATCTAAAATAGAATATGCTAgcaaatttgattttatttggATTGCACATAACATGATAAAACAATTGCCTAATCTAACTCCATTACTCAAGAATGGTGCAATTGTATTAGTCGAGTTACGAAAGTACATGATAGAGCTACGAGAAGAAGATTTAGAAAACTTTGTAAAAGAATTGAGAGATATTGCGCAAAAAAGTGCACTGTGTGAAATTGGTGATATAAATGCTAGGAAACATTATATCGCTAGATTTTACAAGTATTAA
- the Dnaaf3 gene encoding dynein axonemal assembly factor 3 isoform X2, which yields MWWGYSPALDIQLEVNKSETNCLGKCLEVLLVGAGDARHIVKTLASSYLYRDRIITYHVIEPTLEQVARSMLLLSTCLERDLGLQEATRYYLEIYGNTLVRPATAKYLIKHSNQLADIPTNTIDCPWLSLEKLKHKDKDRLEGIFKFWERAARENIPVVEYWDQRVRKALKTRYDYRDGVFDWDYHMILKSRDVSNLTVQEYRFWRNNGIAYTWLEGEPVRSNPTLLSNIIQHGPGFLHYAYLGDITNGPFFTWALEEVKDSHKAADIAEQEIMRFIHEIRRKEPLCEDRIASHRDSSILNGTLVTEMPNNEMEQELWKRKRNKYGKDDLSWVDIENHKVIFHPVTSLETFKSKIEYASKFDFIWIAHNMIKQLPNLTPLLKNGAIVLVELRKYMIELREEDLENFVKELRDIAQKSALCEIGDINARKHYIARFYKY from the exons ATGTGGTGGGGATACAGTCCTGCGTTAGACATACAACTTGAAGTTAATAAAAGTGAAACTAACTGCCTAGGTAAATGTCTTGAGGTATTACTTGTAGGTGCTGGTGATGCAAGACATATCGTGAAGACATTAGCGTCATCTTATTTGTACCGCGATCGTATTATTACATATCATGTAATTGAACCAACATTGGAACAAGTTGCTAGATCTATGCTTTTACTAAGTACTTGTTTAGAAAGGGACCTAG GTTTGCAAGAAGCAACTCGATATTATTTGGAAATATACGGAAATACACTTGTAAGACCAGCAACAGCCAAATACTTGATAAAACATTCTAATCAATTGGCAGATATCCCAACAAATACAATTGATTGTCCTTGGTtaagtttggaaaaattgaagCACAAGGATAAAGATCGATTAGAAGGAATTTTTAA ATTTTGGGAGCGTGCAGCACGCGAGAACATTCCTGTTGTGGAATATTGGGATCAGAGAGTTAGAAAAGCATTGAAAACAAGATACGATTATCGCGATGGTGTTTTTGACTGGGATTATCATATGATTTTGAAGTCTAGAGATGTCTCTAATCTGACTGTACAAGAGTATAG ATTTTGGAGAAACAATGGAATTGCGTACACTTGGTTAGAAGGTGAACCTGTTAGAAGCAATCCAACATTATTGAGTAATATCATACAACATGGACCTGGATTTTTACACTATGCTTATTTAGGAGACATTACAAATGGTCCTTTCTTCACATGGGCCTTAGAGGAAGTAAAGGATAGTCATAA AGCAGCGGACATAGCTGAACAGGAAATCATGCGCTTCATACATGAAATCAGAAGAAAAGAACCATTGTGCGAAGATCGTATTGCATCGCACAGAGATTCCTCAATCTTAAATGGTACATTAGTAACTGAAATGCCGAATAATGAAATGGAACAAGAAttatggaaaagaaaaagaaataagtaTGGAAAGGATGATTTGTCCTGGGTAGATATTGAAAATCACAAG gtAATTTTTCATCCTGTGACATCTTTAGAAACATTCAAATCTAAAATAGAATATGCTAgcaaatttgattttatttggATTGCACATAACATGATAAAACAATTGCCTAATCTAACTCCATTACTCAAGAATGGTGCAATTGTATTAGTCGAGTTACGAAAGTACATGATAGAGCTACGAGAAGAAGATTTAGAAAACTTTGTAAAAGAATTGAGAGATATTGCGCAAAAAAGTGCACTGTGTGAAATTGGTGATATAAATGCTAGGAAACATTATATCGCTAGATTTTACAAGTATTAA